A single Carnobacterium alterfunditum DSM 5972 DNA region contains:
- the map gene encoding type I methionyl aminopeptidase, translating into MITLKSQREIDAMEESGALLANVHVALRDIIKPGITSWEINAFAQKYIEDHGGIAEQIGFEGYEYATCVSVNDEICHGFPSKKKVLKNGDLIKVDMVVNLKGAMSDSCWSYIVGEGTPETEKLMEVTKKALYLGIEQAQVGNRIGDIGHAIQTYVEGEGFSVVREFIGHGIGPTMHEAPSVPHYGEAGKGLRLKEGMVITIEPMVNTGTWKSKMDGNGWTARTKDGGISCQFEHTLAITKNGPRILTEQKS; encoded by the coding sequence TTGATTACACTAAAATCACAACGCGAAATTGATGCAATGGAAGAATCAGGCGCATTATTGGCCAATGTTCATGTTGCTTTAAGAGATATCATTAAACCAGGTATTACGAGCTGGGAAATCAACGCATTTGCACAGAAATACATTGAAGACCATGGCGGTATTGCTGAACAAATCGGGTTCGAAGGATACGAATATGCTACTTGCGTCAGCGTCAACGATGAAATCTGTCATGGCTTCCCAAGCAAGAAAAAAGTTTTGAAAAATGGCGACTTGATTAAAGTCGATATGGTCGTTAACTTAAAAGGCGCTATGTCGGATTCTTGTTGGAGCTATATTGTTGGCGAAGGAACTCCTGAAACAGAAAAATTGATGGAAGTCACTAAAAAAGCTCTTTATCTAGGGATCGAACAAGCACAAGTTGGAAACCGCATTGGCGATATCGGTCATGCTATCCAAACGTACGTTGAAGGAGAAGGTTTTTCAGTAGTCCGCGAATTTATTGGACACGGTATTGGACCCACGATGCATGAAGCACCATCAGTCCCTCATTATGGAGAAGCCGGTAAAGGTCTTCGTTTAAAAGAAGGTATGGTGATCACGATCGAACCAATGGTCAACACCGGAACGTGGAAATCTAAAATGGATGGCAACGGCTGGACAGCCCGCACCAAAGATGGCGGCATCAGCTGTCAATTCGAACACACATTAGCAATCACTAAAAATGGTCCAAGAATCTTGACCGAGCAAAAAAGTTGA
- a CDS encoding RluA family pseudouridine synthase, producing the protein MAKKITYTPKKNTNNQLYTVTEPMELLPFLISIMPHTSRNSVKSILTRGQVTVDGKLIKKHNHPLLPGQVIAIQSNKAAIKETALVGMTIIYEDDAIIVIDKEAGLLSIAAKFAQELTAHRQLINYVKQEDHNNRIYVVHRLDRDTSGVMVFAKTEQIKQDMQENWREIVKERIYTVLVEGVVAEEEGTIKTWLTESKSMKVHSATYDNGGKLAITHYKKIRNNEDFTLLEARLETGRKNQIRVHMETLGHPVAGDKKYGATSNPLKRLGLHATTLALIHPTSKELVRFHSKVPKVFLMYSK; encoded by the coding sequence ATGGCTAAAAAAATAACTTATACACCTAAAAAGAATACTAATAATCAACTCTATACAGTGACTGAACCGATGGAATTATTGCCTTTCCTAATAAGCATCATGCCACATACAAGCCGTAATTCGGTAAAATCGATTTTAACAAGAGGTCAAGTGACCGTCGATGGAAAATTGATCAAGAAACACAATCATCCTTTACTGCCGGGCCAAGTTATCGCGATCCAATCCAATAAAGCGGCAATCAAAGAAACGGCTCTTGTTGGGATGACGATCATTTATGAAGATGATGCTATTATCGTCATCGATAAGGAAGCCGGATTGTTATCGATCGCTGCCAAGTTTGCTCAAGAATTGACTGCACATCGTCAATTGATCAATTATGTCAAACAAGAAGATCACAACAACCGCATTTACGTGGTCCATCGTTTAGACCGTGATACTTCTGGTGTAATGGTTTTTGCAAAAACCGAACAGATCAAACAAGACATGCAAGAAAATTGGCGTGAAATCGTCAAAGAACGGATCTATACAGTGCTAGTCGAAGGTGTAGTTGCTGAAGAAGAAGGCACGATCAAAACGTGGTTGACTGAAAGCAAATCGATGAAGGTCCATTCAGCTACTTACGATAACGGCGGAAAATTGGCGATCACTCACTATAAAAAAATCCGTAACAATGAAGATTTCACCTTATTAGAAGCCCGTTTAGAAACTGGCCGCAAAAATCAAATAAGAGTCCACATGGAAACTCTTGGTCACCCCGTTGCAGGCGATAAAAAATATGGTGCAACTTCTAATCCATTAAAACGCTTAGGCTTGCATGCAACTACTTTAGCTTTGATACACCCGACCAGTAAAGAATTGGTCCGGTTTCATTCTAAAGTACCAAAAGTATTCTTGATGTATTCAAAATAA
- a CDS encoding WecB/TagA/CpsF family glycosyltransferase, with translation MEHKKVSVLGVAFDNQTKETFLEELIERVDHNQKSFVVTANPEIVMYAKKNPAYMSLINKADYVIADGIGIIKGSKMLGTPIVERVAGYDLMLALLEEANVKGSRVYLLGAKEDVLQSTVAKVQKFYPSIDLVGARNGYFDLSDASIIESVQATQPDMVFVAIGYPRQEQWIHQYLSTASKGLLMGVGGSFDVLSGKSKRAPKIFIQLNSEWLYRLIKQPLRFKRMMALPQFLREVNREKKHIYKK, from the coding sequence ATGGAGCATAAAAAAGTATCAGTATTAGGAGTAGCTTTTGACAATCAAACAAAAGAAACATTCCTTGAAGAATTAATAGAGCGAGTTGATCACAACCAAAAATCGTTTGTGGTTACCGCTAATCCGGAAATCGTTATGTACGCAAAAAAAAATCCAGCTTATATGTCGCTTATAAATAAAGCAGACTACGTTATCGCTGATGGGATCGGCATTATAAAAGGATCAAAAATGCTAGGAACTCCGATCGTTGAACGGGTCGCAGGATATGACTTGATGTTGGCTTTGCTTGAAGAAGCTAATGTTAAGGGCAGTCGCGTTTATCTATTGGGTGCTAAAGAAGATGTTTTACAAAGTACGGTAGCTAAAGTTCAAAAGTTCTACCCTTCAATCGATCTTGTTGGAGCAAGAAACGGCTACTTTGATTTGTCTGACGCTTCGATCATTGAATCAGTTCAAGCAACGCAACCTGACATGGTCTTTGTCGCTATCGGTTATCCGAGACAAGAACAATGGATCCATCAATACTTATCTACCGCTTCAAAAGGTTTGTTAATGGGTGTGGGCGGCAGTTTTGATGTGCTTTCTGGGAAATCAAAACGTGCACCAAAAATCTTTATCCAATTGAATAGTGAATGGTTGTATCGTTTGATCAAACAGCCGCTTAGATTTAAACGGATGATGGCACTGCCTCAATTCCTAAGAGAAGTAAACCGCGAAAAGAAACACATCTATAAAAAATAA
- a CDS encoding glycosyltransferase: MKVLHINAGLEDGGGKNHILSLLSQFDPTTAELLVMEDGIIAEEAKSLGIQVHTLKQQSRYDLSILKRLTQFINDHAFDIVHTHGARANFIFSMIRKKVAVRWLITVHSDPTLDFMDRGIKGTLFTKLNLASLKKADHLIVVTDSLMQPLLKLGISPKKMTIIYNGLQFEPNTAKAHAKNDRFTLTCIARLHPIKGHDLLLESLRSAHFTDFTLNLVGDGDLKASLEKKAQQLNIQENVHFLGFLNKPQVEETIAHSDITVLASYNEGFPMVLLESANQKVPFIATDVGDISLLVPDASYGWCVPAKSIASLSGALNEAYTAWENNTLELKGERLYQLASKQFSLEHFYKQTVSLYEALARS; encoded by the coding sequence ATGAAAGTGTTGCACATCAATGCAGGTTTAGAAGATGGCGGCGGAAAAAATCATATTCTCTCACTGCTTTCACAATTTGATCCAACAACGGCTGAGCTTTTAGTGATGGAAGACGGTATTATTGCGGAAGAAGCTAAAAGCTTAGGGATCCAGGTACATACTCTTAAACAACAGTCGCGGTATGATCTCTCTATCTTGAAACGATTGACTCAATTCATCAATGACCATGCGTTTGATATCGTCCACACGCATGGGGCACGTGCGAATTTCATCTTCTCGATGATCCGTAAAAAAGTCGCTGTACGATGGCTCATCACCGTTCATAGCGATCCTACACTTGATTTTATGGACAGAGGCATAAAAGGCACGTTGTTCACCAAACTCAATTTAGCTAGTCTAAAAAAAGCGGACCACTTGATCGTGGTGACCGATAGCTTGATGCAGCCGCTGCTTAAATTAGGCATCAGCCCCAAAAAAATGACGATCATTTACAATGGCCTCCAATTCGAACCGAATACAGCTAAGGCTCATGCTAAGAATGACCGCTTCACTTTAACTTGCATCGCTCGTTTGCATCCGATCAAAGGACATGACCTTTTACTAGAAAGTCTGCGCTCTGCTCACTTTACTGATTTCACTTTAAACTTGGTCGGAGATGGAGACTTGAAGGCTTCGCTTGAAAAAAAAGCCCAGCAGCTAAATATACAAGAAAACGTTCATTTTTTAGGATTTTTGAACAAACCGCAAGTAGAAGAAACCATTGCCCATTCAGATATCACTGTTTTAGCATCGTACAATGAAGGATTTCCAATGGTGTTACTGGAATCAGCCAATCAAAAAGTTCCTTTCATTGCCACAGATGTCGGCGATATTTCTCTTTTAGTACCCGATGCAAGCTATGGCTGGTGTGTGCCTGCTAAATCGATTGCGTCGTTATCGGGTGCGCTCAATGAAGCATATACTGCATGGGAGAACAACACCTTAGAGCTTAAAGGTGAACGATTGTATCAGTTGGCTTCCAAACAGTTCTCTCTTGAGCATTTTTATAAACAGACTGTGTCTCTTTATGAAGCGTTAGCCCGCTCTTAA
- a CDS encoding flavodoxin → MAKALIVFASLTGNTEECAEIVKEALENLGVDVEMVESMQAEPEDFLEVDMCIIGTYTYGNDANLPDEFVDFYEELNEIDLTGKVYGAFGSGDHFYDKFCQSVDDFADKLASIGAVKGAESVKVDLDANEEDRLNLEAFAKALVDKTAALSQ, encoded by the coding sequence ATGGCGAAAGCTTTGATTGTCTTTGCAAGTTTGACTGGTAATACAGAAGAATGTGCCGAAATTGTAAAAGAGGCCTTAGAAAATTTAGGCGTGGATGTTGAAATGGTTGAAAGCATGCAGGCTGAACCAGAAGACTTTCTAGAGGTCGATATGTGCATTATCGGAACGTATACTTATGGGAACGATGCTAATTTACCAGATGAATTCGTCGATTTCTATGAAGAACTGAATGAAATTGATTTAACGGGAAAAGTTTACGGTGCCTTCGGTTCAGGAGATCATTTCTATGATAAGTTTTGTCAATCTGTAGATGATTTTGCTGATAAATTAGCTTCGATCGGTGCTGTTAAAGGTGCTGAAAGTGTCAAAGTCGATTTAGATGCCAATGAAGAAGATAGGTTGAATTTAGAAGCTTTCGCAAAAGCTTTAGTCGACAAAACGGCTGCCTTGTCTCAATAA
- a CDS encoding TetR/AcrR family transcriptional regulator, giving the protein MARKKTILKSQILETAYQVVKAEGFEGFTARNIAKKMDCSTQPIYLEFKSMDDLKHELVVKIKTYIDETIYEKERTEEALLNMCLNYIYFAKDEPIFFKALFFESQMDTDQMHAISSDKMMELFKQNEGTKELTKTEKIKLFKNLWITVHGTAVLVAQGFLKFHEKDVTDYIKQALQQSVPDYTD; this is encoded by the coding sequence ATGGCTAGAAAAAAGACGATTTTAAAATCACAAATTCTGGAAACAGCCTACCAAGTTGTTAAAGCAGAAGGATTTGAAGGTTTTACAGCACGTAACATTGCTAAAAAAATGGATTGCTCAACCCAGCCCATTTATTTAGAATTTAAAAGCATGGATGACTTAAAGCACGAACTTGTCGTTAAAATAAAGACCTATATCGATGAGACCATTTATGAAAAAGAACGCACAGAAGAGGCATTACTCAATATGTGTTTGAACTACATTTATTTTGCAAAAGATGAACCAATCTTTTTTAAAGCACTTTTCTTTGAATCACAAATGGATACAGATCAAATGCATGCTATCTCATCTGATAAGATGATGGAACTATTCAAGCAAAATGAAGGAACCAAAGAGTTGACAAAAACTGAAAAAATAAAACTCTTTAAAAATCTTTGGATCACTGTCCACGGTACAGCAGTATTGGTAGCCCAAGGTTTCTTGAAGTTCCACGAAAAAGATGTTACTGATTATATTAAGCAAGCTTTACAACAATCAGTACCCGATTATACGGATTAA
- a CDS encoding aminopeptidase, whose protein sequence is MVLPNFEENLQKYAHLLVKSGVNVTKGHTVVLQIDVDQAPLARLITKEAYAFGATEVIVKWADDIVNREQFIGTPQERLTDIPQYKIDESLDQIAKGASRISVRSSDPDALSGVDSDKIAAYQSAAGKALSEQRKATQANKVSWTVAAAAGAKWAAKVFPALTTEEEQIDALWDAIFKAVNLYDADPVASWAKKDITLNEKAEELNKEQFIALHYTAPGTDLTVGLPEGHLWEGAGSDNVRGERFMANMPTEEVFTAPDANRVDGVVRSTKPLSYAGNTILNMAFTFKDGKVVDVTAEQGEDVLKNLIATDEGAARLGEVALVPDPSPISQSGIVFYNTLFDENASNHLALGSAYAFNLVGGTEMTEEELKAAGLNRSTVHVDFMIGSDQMDVDGIRKDGSKVPVFRNGDWA, encoded by the coding sequence ATGGTATTGCCAAATTTTGAAGAAAATTTACAAAAATATGCTCATTTATTAGTTAAATCGGGTGTAAATGTTACAAAAGGACACACTGTTGTCTTACAAATCGATGTCGATCAAGCACCATTGGCTCGTTTGATCACAAAAGAAGCTTATGCATTTGGTGCAACAGAAGTCATTGTGAAATGGGCAGATGACATCGTGAACCGTGAACAATTTATCGGAACACCTCAAGAGCGCTTAACGGATATTCCACAATACAAAATCGATGAATCATTAGACCAAATCGCTAAAGGAGCTAGCCGTATCAGCGTTCGTTCTTCTGATCCTGATGCACTATCTGGCGTAGACAGCGACAAGATCGCTGCGTACCAATCTGCCGCTGGTAAAGCGCTGAGTGAACAACGCAAAGCTACTCAAGCTAATAAAGTGAGTTGGACCGTTGCTGCAGCTGCCGGTGCTAAATGGGCTGCCAAAGTATTCCCAGCTCTAACAACGGAAGAAGAACAAATTGATGCGTTATGGGATGCTATCTTTAAAGCCGTCAACCTTTATGATGCTGACCCTGTTGCGTCTTGGGCTAAAAAAGATATTACCCTAAATGAAAAAGCTGAAGAACTAAATAAAGAACAATTTATCGCATTGCATTATACCGCTCCTGGTACTGATTTAACCGTTGGTCTGCCAGAAGGTCACCTTTGGGAAGGGGCCGGCAGCGACAATGTCCGTGGCGAACGTTTCATGGCTAATATGCCGACTGAAGAAGTCTTCACCGCTCCTGACGCAAATCGTGTCGATGGTGTAGTTCGCAGCACTAAACCGTTAAGCTATGCTGGGAATACCATTTTAAATATGGCATTCACCTTTAAAGATGGCAAAGTTGTAGATGTTACGGCTGAACAAGGCGAAGATGTTTTGAAGAACCTGATCGCGACAGACGAAGGAGCTGCACGTTTAGGTGAAGTTGCCTTAGTTCCAGATCCTTCTCCTATCTCTCAATCCGGTATCGTTTTTTACAATACATTATTTGACGAAAATGCTTCAAATCACTTAGCATTAGGTTCTGCTTACGCTTTTAACTTAGTTGGTGGAACAGAAATGACCGAAGAAGAATTAAAAGCAGCTGGTTTAAACCGCTCAACTGTCCACGTCGACTTCATGATCGGTTCTGACCAAATGGACGTCGATGGTATCCGCAAAGACGGCAGCAAAGTCCCAGTATTCCGTAATGGCGATTGGGCTTAG
- a CDS encoding TetR/AcrR family transcriptional regulator, with translation MRQEEVIDIRITRSKKAISDALVELIEEKDFKTITITDIVNQAGVNRGTFYKHYAYKEDILKEIQDDCLEKFAVMLKNNYQEVCYSNLKTFPLSDAIFTFTYAHRNYFHFAVHHAGFLNFHLQFSAVLKEFLIAKFFPTARYSLESQNLLGAYIANGIYGYLVEWDEKNYTSSPAEMAQQLTNIFLLDRSIVSLPVPELSADKETVEETH, from the coding sequence ATGCGACAAGAAGAGGTAATCGATATACGCATTACACGAAGTAAAAAAGCCATATCTGATGCTCTCGTTGAATTAATAGAAGAGAAAGATTTCAAAACCATTACGATCACAGATATCGTCAATCAAGCTGGAGTGAATCGAGGAACTTTTTATAAACACTATGCTTATAAAGAAGATATTCTAAAGGAAATACAAGATGATTGTTTAGAAAAGTTTGCTGTTATGCTGAAAAATAACTATCAGGAAGTCTGCTACTCGAACTTAAAAACATTTCCTTTATCGGATGCTATTTTCACTTTTACCTATGCTCATCGTAATTATTTTCATTTTGCCGTTCATCATGCCGGTTTTTTAAACTTCCATTTGCAGTTCTCTGCAGTCCTAAAAGAATTCCTGATAGCAAAATTTTTCCCAACTGCCCGCTACTCACTAGAATCGCAAAACCTTCTAGGTGCATATATTGCAAATGGTATATACGGCTATTTAGTGGAATGGGATGAAAAAAATTACACTTCTTCGCCTGCTGAAATGGCCCAACAACTGACCAATATTTTTCTTTTAGACCGCAGCATTGTTAGTTTGCCCGTTCCGGAGCTCTCAGCGGATAAGGAAACGGTTGAAGAGACTCATTAA
- a CDS encoding ATP-binding cassette domain-containing protein → MIQVKELTKKFGRKKVLKGISFTADKGEITCIIGINGGGKTTILNAIMNLTPMNSGEILIDGEKISKNSYDKITLIPDTMTMLPEFRIEQAMQFMNDFYQTWNQKRADELLGFFKLAKEDKISSLSKGNTAKVNLLLGLALDVDYLLMDEPFSGIDIFSREQIAAVFTSHLIEDRGVIITTHEINDIEHLIDKVVLIDEGLVLREFNAEQVREEEGKSVVDVMREVFQP, encoded by the coding sequence ATGATCCAAGTAAAAGAGTTGACGAAAAAATTTGGCCGAAAAAAGGTTTTAAAGGGTATTTCATTTACTGCTGATAAGGGTGAGATCACTTGTATTATCGGCATCAACGGTGGTGGAAAAACCACGATACTGAACGCTATCATGAACCTAACTCCCATGAATAGCGGGGAGATCTTGATTGATGGTGAAAAGATCAGTAAAAATAGTTATGACAAAATCACTCTCATTCCCGATACGATGACGATGCTGCCAGAATTCAGGATCGAACAGGCTATGCAATTCATGAACGATTTTTATCAAACATGGAATCAAAAGCGAGCCGATGAATTACTAGGCTTTTTCAAACTAGCAAAAGAGGATAAGATCTCTTCGCTTTCTAAGGGAAACACAGCCAAGGTGAATTTGCTGCTGGGGCTAGCTTTAGATGTCGATTATTTGTTGATGGATGAACCTTTTTCAGGTATCGATATATTTAGCCGAGAACAAATTGCGGCTGTTTTTACTAGTCACTTGATTGAAGATCGCGGCGTGATCATTACGACACATGAAATCAACGATATTGAACATTTGATCGATAAAGTCGTGCTGATTGATGAGGGACTAGTCTTGCGGGAATTCAATGCAGAGCAAGTTCGTGAAGAGGAAGGAAAATCGGTTGTTGATGTGATGAGAGAGGTGTTCCAACCATGA
- a CDS encoding GntR family transcriptional regulator yields the protein MNVNFNKRDPLYEQVVRHFKEEIAAGVLVPGQEVPSRRELANQLKINPNTAQRAYKEMEGQGLIHTESNSPSRITRNQTILGTVQDELLEEAISSFISAIRPIRVPLDKVIGLIKEKYVGGVVGEKEE from the coding sequence ATGAACGTAAATTTTAATAAACGCGATCCGCTTTATGAGCAAGTCGTGCGTCATTTTAAAGAAGAGATTGCAGCAGGAGTACTAGTGCCTGGTCAAGAAGTTCCATCTAGACGAGAACTGGCTAATCAATTGAAGATCAATCCCAACACTGCTCAGCGAGCTTATAAAGAGATGGAGGGACAAGGCTTGATCCATACCGAGAGCAATTCACCCAGCAGGATCACAAGAAATCAAACTATTTTGGGTACTGTTCAAGATGAACTGTTAGAAGAAGCGATCTCCTCGTTTATTTCGGCCATACGTCCGATCCGAGTTCCGCTTGATAAAGTCATTGGATTGATCAAAGAGAAGTATGTTGGTGGAGTTGTAGGAGAAAAGGAGGAGTAA
- a CDS encoding IS3 family transposase codes for MAYELKEEGFKLKDILLVVGIPESTYHYYVKQLKKIDSNQRLKEQIEQLFFQFKERFGYKRITNELKKLGYSVNHKKVYRLMKEMGLKCVKFIRKSRKYNSYKGKVGTIAKNKLNRRFSTSITLQKLVTDVTEFKCTGGEKLYLSPILDLFNSEVIAYGINKRPILDLVMKPLEEAIGMLKEYATVRTTLHSDQGWQYQHNHWVKTLKKNNVFQSMSRKATCADNAAIENFFGILKQEMYHGEKLVSYEELKSRIEEYIEWYNHVRSKAKLAGLSPVEYRIQTSQSAE; via the coding sequence GTGGCATACGAACTTAAAGAAGAAGGATTCAAACTAAAAGATATCCTTCTGGTGGTGGGTATTCCAGAGTCAACCTATCACTATTACGTAAAGCAATTAAAAAAAATAGATAGTAATCAGCGACTAAAAGAACAGATTGAACAACTTTTCTTTCAGTTCAAAGAGCGATTTGGATACAAACGCATTACAAATGAACTGAAGAAACTAGGTTATAGTGTCAATCACAAGAAAGTTTATCGTCTCATGAAAGAAATGGGTTTGAAGTGTGTTAAATTTATTAGAAAATCTCGGAAATATAACTCTTATAAAGGAAAAGTAGGCACTATTGCCAAGAATAAGTTAAATAGACGCTTCTCTACATCCATCACTTTACAGAAGCTCGTCACCGACGTGACAGAGTTTAAATGTACAGGCGGAGAAAAGCTCTACCTTAGTCCTATTCTAGATCTATTTAATAGTGAAGTGATAGCTTATGGAATAAATAAACGACCTATCCTGGACTTAGTGATGAAACCTTTGGAAGAAGCCATCGGCATGCTTAAAGAATACGCCACGGTTCGTACCACTCTTCATTCTGATCAAGGTTGGCAGTATCAGCATAATCATTGGGTCAAAACACTAAAGAAAAATAACGTTTTTCAGAGTATGTCTCGCAAGGCGACTTGTGCAGATAATGCGGCAATAGAAAATTTCTTCGGCATCCTAAAACAAGAAATGTATCATGGGGAGAAATTAGTCAGTTATGAGGAATTGAAATCAAGAATTGAAGAATATATCGAATGGTATAATCATGTTCGATCAAAAGCAAAATTGGCTGGCTTAAGTCCGGTAGAATACCGAATTCAAACCAGCCAATCAGCTGAATAA
- a CDS encoding helix-turn-helix domain-containing protein, which yields MTKYSEEFKLQVVQEYLNGPLGFQLLAKKYALSSTTPLNNWVKAYRKLGLDGLKRKQTKAAYSVQFKVDVLHFIKQTGTSYSDTAITFGMNNPSLIANWNQAFQGKGVEGLKPHPKGRPSMTKKPKKQQQKPGTSADCSRQELEREIELLKLENAYLKKLKAFQKNPDVFLEKHKQQWHTNLKKKDSN from the coding sequence ATGACAAAATATAGTGAAGAATTTAAGTTACAAGTTGTTCAAGAGTATCTAAACGGCCCTTTGGGCTTTCAATTACTAGCGAAGAAATATGCTCTTTCCTCTACAACTCCCCTTAATAATTGGGTAAAGGCATACCGAAAACTTGGTTTGGACGGTTTAAAAAGGAAACAGACGAAAGCAGCTTACTCTGTTCAATTTAAGGTAGATGTATTACACTTTATAAAACAGACAGGCACTTCTTATTCAGATACAGCCATTACCTTCGGCATGAATAATCCTTCCCTTATCGCAAATTGGAATCAAGCTTTCCAAGGCAAGGGAGTTGAAGGCCTAAAACCACACCCAAAGGGGCGTCCTTCAATGACTAAAAAACCAAAAAAACAGCAACAGAAACCAGGCACATCAGCAGATTGTTCTAGACAAGAATTAGAACGAGAAATTGAACTACTGAAATTGGAGAATGCCTATTTAAAAAAGTTGAAAGCTTTTCAGAAGAATCCCGACGTCTTTCTCGAAAAGCACAAGCAGCAGTGGCATACGAACTTAAAGAAGAAGGATTCAAACTAA
- a CDS encoding DEAD/DEAH box helicase, which yields MMIENSLPAFKQYWETLAYKEPSAIQEKVYEPLKTGKDVVGISPTGTGKTVAYTLPTLEQVEPKAGLQIVILTPSQELSIQVGEVVQEWASQLGLNAQTIIGGANLKRQLDKLKEKPEIIVGTPGRIFEISETKKLKLHAVKTVILDEADQLLQQEQLATVRKLVNKMPGQRQMGFFSATSNELMQDLNKWFNVDPEWIDATEDDRSKGEVLHAYIETPTRKRVETLRRLTHMKDFRGLVFVNNVANLTLAFEKLTYEGISVAVLHGEKYKTERKQALQQFRDGKIKLLLTTDVGSRGLDIQGLPYVIQYDVPLTKESYIHRSGRTARMGKTGTVLTLVNERELREFKKLISSLEIKLSRVYLHGGEIVKELPVAEEQPERVEAVKAPVKVKKTIKPAPAKPEREIVEPVFKKKKHRKKVDKNKGARRKTKNKETTQTKNEEAGT from the coding sequence ATGATGATAGAAAATAGTTTACCCGCATTTAAACAATATTGGGAAACATTAGCATATAAAGAACCTTCTGCTATTCAAGAAAAAGTGTATGAACCTTTAAAAACCGGGAAAGACGTGGTAGGGATCTCACCAACGGGAACTGGTAAGACAGTAGCCTATACTCTTCCGACCCTTGAACAAGTTGAACCTAAAGCAGGCTTACAAATTGTTATCTTGACACCTTCACAAGAATTATCGATCCAAGTCGGAGAAGTAGTCCAAGAGTGGGCAAGCCAACTTGGTTTAAACGCTCAAACCATCATCGGCGGGGCAAACTTAAAACGCCAACTGGATAAATTGAAAGAAAAACCGGAGATCATCGTTGGGACTCCAGGACGTATTTTTGAAATTTCTGAAACCAAGAAATTAAAATTACATGCTGTAAAAACGGTCATTTTGGATGAAGCCGATCAATTGTTGCAACAAGAGCAATTGGCAACCGTCAGAAAATTAGTCAATAAAATGCCTGGACAACGCCAAATGGGATTCTTTTCGGCTACTAGCAATGAATTGATGCAAGATTTAAACAAATGGTTCAATGTGGATCCAGAATGGATCGATGCCACAGAAGATGATCGTTCTAAAGGTGAAGTGCTGCACGCTTATATCGAAACACCGACGCGTAAACGTGTCGAGACGCTTAGACGTTTGACACATATGAAGGATTTCAGAGGATTGGTTTTTGTCAACAATGTTGCTAATTTGACATTAGCTTTTGAAAAGCTGACGTATGAAGGAATCTCAGTAGCTGTTTTACATGGCGAAAAATACAAGACCGAACGCAAACAAGCCTTGCAGCAGTTTCGCGATGGCAAAATCAAATTATTGTTAACAACGGATGTCGGGTCTAGAGGATTAGACATTCAAGGCTTACCGTATGTGATCCAATATGATGTCCCGCTGACGAAAGAAAGCTACATTCACCGCTCAGGCCGCACTGCTCGTATGGGTAAAACAGGGACTGTTTTAACTTTAGTGAATGAACGAGAATTAAGAGAATTCAAGAAATTGATCTCGTCGCTAGAAATCAAATTAAGCCGCGTTTACTTGCACGGAGGCGAAATTGTGAAAGAACTTCCGGTAGCTGAAGAACAGCCGGAGAGAGTTGAAGCCGTAAAAGCACCGGTCAAAGTGAAAAAGACTATCAAACCAGCTCCAGCGAAACCGGAAAGAGAGATCGTTGAACCGGTTTTCAAAAAGAAAAAGCACCGCAAAAAAGTGGACAAAAATAAGGGTGCACGTAGAAAAACAAAAAATAAAGAGACAACCCAAACGAAAAACGAAGAGGCTGGTACATAA